The following proteins come from a genomic window of Phnomibacter ginsenosidimutans:
- a CDS encoding YegP family protein has protein sequence MSYPRYERYRDVSGQWRFRLRDTNYKTILHSSEGYHHLADCTRAIEICQRNSPYDPYYDRRTTSAGQYYFTLRSDNGRDIGRSEDYSTLTVRELGIANVKRDGGTRTIVDVLV, from the coding sequence ATGAGTTATCCAAGATATGAGCGTTACAGGGACGTAAGTGGCCAGTGGCGTTTTCGGCTGCGGGACACGAATTACAAAACCATCTTGCACAGTAGTGAGGGGTATCATCACCTAGCGGATTGTACCAGGGCTATTGAGATATGTCAACGGAATTCGCCGTACGATCCGTATTATGACCGACGCACCACTTCTGCAGGCCAGTATTATTTTACCCTGCGGTCGGACAATGGGCGGGATATAGGCAGGAGTGAGGATTATAGCACTCTGACTGTCCGTGAATTGGGTATTGCGAACGTTAAAAGAGATGGCGGTACCCGCACAATTGTAGATGTACTCGTGTAG
- a CDS encoding DUF2188 domain-containing protein, with the protein MGRNQHVTKHPSGGWQVKGAGNEKATAVTTTQQAAIEIARVIAQHQQSELVIHGRDGRIRAKDSYGNDNCPPKG; encoded by the coding sequence ATGGGTAGAAATCAGCATGTGACCAAGCACCCTTCGGGGGGCTGGCAGGTGAAGGGGGCCGGTAATGAAAAGGCTACCGCAGTAACCACAACACAACAGGCGGCTATAGAGATAGCCAGAGTTATTGCTCAGCATCAGCAATCTGAGCTAGTGATTCACGGACGTGACGGACGCATCCGGGCAAAGGATAGCTACGGTAACGACAATTGTCCACCAAAAGGATAG
- a CDS encoding helix-turn-helix domain-containing protein gives MSAPFSQRFKEARMLNGFSLQDLANKLHAEQISISKQALHKYEKGEAIPDTQMLLQLSRVLGVRLDFFFQRHTVELSTPEYRKLSKLPVKEQERITAITRFAVSRYLELESLLDLNTPFINPLANFPEINELAEVEVAANHVRTQWNWGTGPLYNVLELLEDQHVKMILLQSEDSFDGMKAWVNDQQIAVIALNSVRLNSPDRLRFTALHELGHLLLPINHLPEKERERMCNRFAAAMLLPESTAKMEFGAKRNRLHLQELADLKKQYGISMQALAFRANDLGIITDSYLKQFIFMFYQHGWRQTEPAPYTGEEKATRFNQLLMRALAEEIISIDKAAVLNNQSLLAFRKQLQMVE, from the coding sequence ATGTCAGCCCCATTTTCACAGCGCTTCAAAGAAGCCCGTATGCTCAATGGGTTTTCTTTACAAGATCTGGCCAATAAACTCCACGCCGAACAAATCAGCATCTCAAAGCAGGCACTCCACAAATACGAAAAAGGCGAAGCCATACCCGATACCCAAATGCTGCTGCAGCTCAGTCGGGTGCTGGGTGTTCGCCTCGATTTCTTTTTCCAACGCCACACCGTAGAGCTCAGCACTCCGGAGTACAGGAAACTCAGCAAGCTGCCGGTAAAAGAGCAGGAACGCATCACTGCCATTACCCGGTTTGCGGTGTCCCGCTATCTCGAACTGGAGTCCTTATTAGACCTGAATACTCCTTTCATCAACCCCTTAGCCAACTTTCCGGAAATCAACGAGCTGGCAGAGGTGGAAGTTGCAGCCAACCACGTTAGAACCCAATGGAATTGGGGTACCGGCCCATTATACAATGTGCTCGAACTATTGGAAGACCAGCATGTAAAAATGATACTCCTCCAATCCGAGGACAGCTTCGATGGTATGAAAGCGTGGGTGAATGACCAGCAAATTGCAGTCATTGCCCTGAATAGTGTGCGCCTCAATAGCCCCGACCGGCTTCGTTTTACCGCCTTACACGAATTAGGCCACCTCTTACTGCCCATCAACCATTTGCCCGAAAAAGAAAGAGAACGGATGTGCAACCGCTTTGCAGCAGCCATGTTATTGCCTGAGTCTACTGCCAAAATGGAGTTCGGAGCCAAACGCAATCGCCTGCACCTGCAAGAACTGGCCGATTTGAAAAAGCAGTACGGCATATCCATGCAGGCCCTCGCCTTCCGTGCCAACGATTTGGGCATCATTACCGACAGTTACCTGAAACAGTTTATATTTATGTTTTATCAGCATGGCTGGCGCCAAACTGAACCGGCACCTTACACCGGCGAAGAAAAGGCTACCCGCTTCAATCAGTTATTGATGCGGGCGCTGGCTGAAGAAATCATTTCAATCGACAAAGCAGCCGTATTGAATAACCAGTCTTTACTCGCATTCAGAAAACAGTTACAAATGGTAGAATGA
- a CDS encoding AAA family ATPase yields the protein MAASDQIKSMIRYFGEGDEERFFSSALQIAAMEARKGHTNLAHELKLLIEKAKAYRSVAYADRAKTIPILQPKRELKDLVDVFYPQVRLKEMVLSKPVAQSLQKLVKEQKHWEKLQQFNLQPKRKLLLVGPPGTGKTMTAQALAGELGIPVFIVRLDGIVSKFMGESIAKLRLIFEAMVDNRGVYLFDEFDSIGSHRDKGQDVGEIKRILNSFLIHIEKDQSNSIIIAATNLPDMLDKALFRRFDEVIAYPLPDTEEIENLISRSLQGFAKEARFDLHDISRLATGLNHAQIVQACEEGIKEMIIEELPAISTAHLTQALQKRQ from the coding sequence ATGGCAGCATCTGACCAAATCAAGAGCATGATCCGCTATTTTGGCGAAGGCGATGAAGAACGTTTCTTTTCATCGGCCTTGCAAATTGCTGCCATGGAAGCCCGCAAAGGGCATACAAACCTGGCACATGAGCTGAAATTGCTGATTGAAAAGGCGAAAGCCTACAGGTCGGTTGCTTATGCCGACAGGGCCAAGACCATACCAATTCTGCAGCCCAAACGGGAACTGAAAGATTTAGTAGATGTGTTCTACCCTCAGGTGCGCCTCAAAGAAATGGTGTTGAGCAAGCCTGTTGCGCAATCGCTGCAAAAGCTGGTGAAGGAGCAAAAGCATTGGGAGAAACTGCAGCAATTCAATTTACAGCCCAAGCGCAAGCTGCTGCTGGTGGGCCCGCCCGGCACAGGCAAAACCATGACAGCACAGGCATTGGCGGGTGAACTGGGCATTCCAGTATTCATTGTGCGCCTCGATGGTATCGTTTCCAAATTCATGGGCGAATCCATTGCCAAGCTGCGCCTCATTTTTGAAGCCATGGTAGATAATCGTGGCGTTTACCTCTTCGATGAGTTCGACTCCATTGGTAGCCACCGCGATAAAGGGCAGGATGTCGGCGAAATCAAACGCATCCTCAACAGCTTCCTTATCCACATTGAGAAGGACCAAAGCAACAGCATCATCATTGCAGCTACAAACCTGCCCGACATGCTGGATAAAGCTTTATTCCGCCGCTTTGATGAAGTGATTGCTTATCCTCTACCAGATACCGAAGAAATTGAAAATCTGATCAGCCGCTCCCTGCAGGGTTTCGCCAAAGAAGCCAGGTTTGACCTGCATGATATATCCAGGCTGGCCACAGGCCTTAACCACGCACAAATTGTACAGGCTTGCGAAGAAGGCATCAAAGAAATGATAATTGAAGAACTGCCCGCCATATCAACGGCGCACCTCACACAGGCATTACAGAAAAGACAATAA